The following are from one region of the Quercus robur chromosome 1, dhQueRobu3.1, whole genome shotgun sequence genome:
- the LOC126729205 gene encoding uncharacterized protein LOC126729205 produces MTTTSLSLSPRFLLSISKPKPYNSVNAHNSSLPFTSTTTKNTVLLHNPPHRITQKSTQLWRISSASEGEVVLPSEATPLENSQEIVSTSDDGVSTIISTLLFIAFIGLSILTIGVIYIAVTDFLQKREREKYEKEEAANKKKNGKKKKVRARAGPRGFGQKIDDGDYE; encoded by the exons ATGACTACCACATCTTTATCTCTATCTCCAAGGTTTTTGCTCTCCATTTCCAAGCCCAAGCCTTACAATTCTGTTAACGCCCATAATTCCTCTCTACCATTTACctcaacaacaaccaaaaatacCGTTCTTTTACATAACCCACCTCACAGAATTACTCAGAAAAGCACCCAACTTTGGAGAATCTCTTCTGCCTCTGAAGGTGAAGTAGTTCTACCATCAGAAGCCACCCCACTAGAGAATTCCCAGGAGATAGTGTCAACCAGTGATGATGGTGTCTCCACCATCATATCAACTCTTCTCTTCATTGCTTTTATTGGTCTATCTATTCTCACTATTGGG GTTATCTACATAGCTGTGACAGATTTCTTGcagaagagggagagagagaagtatgagaaagaagaagctgctaacaagaaaaagaatgggaaaaagaagaaggtgagAGCAAGGGCTGGGCCAAGGGGGTTCGGGCAAAAGATTGATGATGGTGATTATGAATAG